The following are from one region of the Rhipicephalus microplus isolate Deutch F79 chromosome 1, USDA_Rmic, whole genome shotgun sequence genome:
- the LOC119164744 gene encoding monocarboxylate transporter 12 has protein sequence MSALQLVDSSYAWFLAAMCFWIQVWAAIIFRSSGILLVGLVSNFRISREEAAWPFEICNTVNSAQGFLVGVLVRYWDTRMLNTGATLLAAVSAIACFIWNTPTAYILFIGLGFGAGSGLMVPTNVVVLHRYFDEYRTSASGVSFAGAALSSILLPPLIGRLLDKYGLQGTMLIVGALVLNALAGSIAVRSTPSFPRPPHHPLFSTTLGTTPAASRCSSCDNSASKNPVTDFFSTDLLLWQSGIIVSGLPPRSSEPQRRRRRGMFSFFWRPMFVPLMATGVVYGYVFGTYLITIVDHAEGAAHASNDDGAILISAMAFGDFLSRIGTGYITDRHCINREWMLIINFTVQGVCYLLLAHLHTVSSMAVVALVFGLNNGGTIASMPVLLADHLGDDHLPLTFGMHRLSMGVASLSRPLLIGYFKDKHDSYNGLFYLVAAACVLVAVLWSVIVMADSIKGLILGRPIHADALAIPA, from the exons ATGTCGGCGCTGCAGCTTGTGGACAGCTCCTACGCCTGGTTCCTGGCAGCCATGTGCTTCTGGATCCAGGTGTGGGCTGCCATCATCTTTCGCAGCTCGGGCATCCTCCTGGTTGGCCTGGTGTCCAATTTCCGCATCTCCCGCGAGGAGGCCGCGTGGCCCTTCGAGATCTGCAATACCGTCAACTCGGCGCAAG GTTTCTTGGTCGGCGTTCTGGTCAGATACTGGGACACCCGAATGCTGAACACAGGAGCCACACTTCTGGCAGCAGTCAGCGCGATCGCTTGCTTCATTTGGAATACGCCTACAGCGTACATTCTCTTCATTGGCTTAGGCTTCG GGGCTGGGTCGGGTCTCATGGTGCCCACAAACGTGGTGGTCCTGCATCGCTACTTTGACGAGTACCGGACCTCGGCGAGCGGCGTGAGCTTTGCCGGAGCGGCGCTCAGCAGCATCCTGCTTCCGCCGCTCATAGGCAGGCTACTGGACAAGTACGGCCTGCAGGGCACCATGCTCATCGTGGGCGCGCTCGTGCTCAACGCTCTGGCCGGCTCCATCGCAGTCCGCTCGACGCCCAGCTTCCCGAGGCCGCCGCACCATCCCCTGTTCAGCACCACGCTAGGCACCACGCCCGCTGCCTCGAGGTGCAGCAGCTGCGATAACTCGGCGAGCAAGAACCCCGTCACCGACTTCTTCTCCACAGACCTACTGCTGTGGCAGAGCGGCATCATCGTTTCCGGGCTGCCACCGCGCTCGTCTGAACCTCAACGGCGAAGACGTCGTGGG ATGTTCAGCTTCTTCTGGCGCCCGATGTTCGTGCCGCTGATGGCGACTGGTGTGGTGTACGGCTACGTGTTCGGCACCTACCTGATAACGATTGTGGACCACGCGGAGGGCGCGGCGCATGCCAGCAACGACGACGGCGCCATACTGATCTCGGCCATGGCCTTTGGCGACTTCTTGAGCCGAATAGGCACGGGCTACATCACCGACCGCCACTGCATCAACCGCGAGTGGATGCTTATCATCAACTTTACCGTGCAG GGTGTATGCTACTTGCTGCTAGCTCACTTGCACACAGTGTCGAGCATGGCAGTGGTGGCGCTGGTGTTCGGCCTGAATAACGGTGGCACGATAGCGTCGATGCCAGTGCTGCTGGCAGACCACCTGGGCGACGACCATCTGCCGCTCACGTTTGGTATGCACCGGCTCTCCATGGGAGTGGCATCGCTCTCCAGGCCATTGCTCATCG GCTACTTCAAGGACAAGCACGACTCGTACAACGGCCTCTTCTATCTGGTGGCGGCCGCTTGTGTTCTCGTGGCGGTCCTCTGGAGCGTCATCGTGATGGCCGACTCCATCAAGGGGCTCATTCTAGGGAGGCCCATCCACGCAGACGCTCTCGCCATACCCGCCTGA
- the LOC119187050 gene encoding uncharacterized protein LOC119187050 produces the protein MRASLLTCAALIACCCWPAGAQDDTTDAPKVATDEPATTPPPPPPPPGINPNHSYYPPSYKPHLGGYNPNGHWNRYPSQGNYPRSWSYRPPAYHPPPTTYEWWRQFSRRPSFEHGGTNGGTGGYGYGYWPSAGSGYMQPYYGSSWWQPYYVAVGYYRRSSYPPQTSTSYPSYGGHYGGYSGHGYSAGYPSVSGYDKFGYPYYRSGYYGGGLYGGHSGYGGGYPRSYGCYTSGCGTYASSYPYQGSYANIGGYPSTGGSYGRYPYYNSYGTYPYNGGGYGGQPYYGGGHYNYGFGYGSYYPSGGGQTGHPSYPTGYYSPQSYGYGYGYGYPYYNQGSGYSNGYGGYSTGKYSGGGSYPYDYYGAYNRYYPDYHRHYNYPGMTRGWYDCTYYPTAVNKGYAVSGSESVRQKVDLTKQNTEKIKRTLTRRSVRELLKSSEYTVPETRRANSRGPMLDLSNDGLVSGISLLSQDAATKKDTATSLFKPTDNARSFAKGREPNESDQYITPEMVERFGRRLTAMDRVFEELLKLKDMRGDGDYFMRRVRMYRRLLNQVQSGTGIGASPKDFDSQDVLRRLRTVENELDDHRRRALRTLYHALIDADLTVSDKLKVLATVYNFAKGDMSDESDEGVETIERSVISSEADPVKTSENGSSARDAESNKFYDKLEKLLDFTRTVEPSTFDEESERKSGTRSGSPKSLSNSLESSSSESSSSESDSSGDRTKFEIKGSVSLALDVEGKTDFGTDSIGNLMKAVLS, from the exons ATGAGAGCATCGTTGCTGACTTGCGCGGCCCTCATAG CCTGCTGCTGCTGGCCGGCTGGTGCCCAGGACGATACAACGGACGCACCGAAAGTTGCCACTGACGAACCTGCCACGACTCCAcctccaccaccgccgccaccgggcATCAACCCGAACCACTCTTATTACCCGCCTAGCTATAAACCTCATCTTGGCGGCTATAACCCCAATGGGCACTGGAACCGCTACCCAAGCCAGGGCAACTATCCTCGCTCCTGGTCGTATCGTCCTCCAGCCTATCACCCGCCCCCTACCACGTATGAGTGGTGGAGGCAGTTCAGCAGAAGGCCTTCGTTCGAGCATGGTGGCACGAACGGTGGTACTGGAGGCTACGGCTATGGTTACTGGCCCTCAGCTGGCTCTGGCTACATGCAACCGTACTACGGCAGCAGCTGGTGGCAGCCTTACTACGTGGCCGTTGGTTACTATAGGCGAAGTAGCTACCCGCCTCAGACAAGTACTAGCTACCCCAGCTATGGCGGACACTATGGAGGATACAGTGGTCATGGCTATAGCGCTGGTTACCCCTCCGTTAGCGGCTATGACAAGTTCGGCTACCCATACTACAGGAGTGGCTATTACGGAGGTGGATTGTACGGTGGGCACAGTGGCTACGGAGGAGGCTACCCTCGCTCTTATGGCTGCTATACAAGCGGTTGTGGAACCTACGCATCGTCTTATCCGTACCAGGGAAGTTATGCGAACATTGGTGGTTACCCGTCCACAGGGGGTAGCTATGGCCGTTACCCATACTATAACAGTTACGGAACCTATCCTTACAACGGTGGGGGCTATGGGGGGCAACCGTACTATGGAGGTGGACATTATAATTACGGCTTTGGTTATGGCTCATACTACCCGAGTGGTGGTGGCCAAACAGGTCACCCCTCCTACCCTACTGGCTACTACAGCCCCCAAAGCTACGGATACGGCTACGGGTATGGGTATCCATATTATAATCAGGGTAGCGGCTACAGCAACGGTTACGGAGGATATTCTACTGGAAAATACTCTGGTGGTGGCTCATACCCATACGATTATTACGGTGCTTATAACCGCTACTACCCGGACTATCATCGCCATTATAACTATCCAGGAATGACTCGCGGCTGGTATGATTGTACTTACTATCCAACAGCGGTCAATAAGGGGTACGCTGTCTCAGGATCCGAAAGCGTAAGACAAAAAGTTGACCTTACCAAACAGAATACGGAAAAAATAAAAAGGACGCTTACGCGACGATCTGTCCGTGAGTTGCTGAAAAGCTCCGAATACACAGTCCCAGAGACCAGGAGGGCCAACAGCCGTGGCCCGATGCTAGACCTTTCAAATGATGGTCTTGTGAGTGGTATCTCACTTCTGTCTCAAGACGCTGCAACAAAAAAGGACACTGCCACCAGCCTGTTTAAGCCAACGGATAATGCGAGGTCATTTGCCAAGGGACGGGAACCAAACGAGAGCGACCAATACATCACGCCGGAAATGGTAGAACGCTTTGGGAGGAGGCTGACGGCCATGGACCGCGTGTTTGAGGAGTTGCTGAAGCTAAAGGACATGCGGGGCGATGGCGACTACTTCATGAGACGTGTGCGGATGTACCGCAGACTGCTCAACCAGGTGCAGAGTGGCACGGGAATCGGTGCGTCGCCAAAGGACTTCGATTCGCAAGACGTGTTGCGACGGTTAAGGACGGTCGAGAACGAGCTGGACGATCACCGCAGGAGGGCTCTGCGAACTCTTTACCACGCCTTGATTGATGCGGACCTGACGGTGTCGGACAAGCTAAAAGTGCTCGCAACTGTGTACAATTTCGCCAAAGGAGACATGAGTGACGAAAGCGACGAGGGAGTCGAAACTATAGAAAGAAGCGTGATTTCATCAGAGGCTGATCCTGTTAAGACCTCTGAGAATGGCAGCTCGGCCAGAGATGCGGAATCGAATAAGTTTTACGATAAGCTCGAGAAGCTTTTGGATTTCACACGGACGGTGGAGCCATCAACGTTCGACGAAGAAAGCGAAAGAAAGTCGGGCACTAGGTCTGGGTCTCCGAAGTCCTTGTCAAACAGCCTGGAATCTTCAAGCTCAGAGTCATCGAGTTCAGAGTCTGACAGCTCTGGTGACCGGACAAAGTTTGAAATCAAAGGCTCGGTCAGCTTGGCGCTTGATGTGGAAGGAAAGACTGACTTTGGCACCGACAGCATTGGTAACCTCATGAAGGCAGTTCTGTCCTAA
- the LOC119164753 gene encoding solute carrier family 22 member 12: protein MSAISEWNLVCQRDALIAVMVAVNCFGSCLFSVVAGSLADIVGRMPVLLVGVAVLVISTVIGCISRSFHTFVAAKFFSSGGVSAVMITAITSLFEVTTHSNRPLQIIFAGMLGVLFSDMWDATVAIVRVGWMLRHAAFMLPTSLMVPASCVASESPRWLIARGRLRDAETTMMNAAAVNHFPMHCTTSTIDKLKAELFRNEMRLPSIDQEMFNGYSMRRRALILSLSYFSITFAAFVSAFSIVRRKESWFDHFSFPMNIVCYVVMDRLITRFGMVTVLNIWFMTLGVLQCLLSLAFGTEGGAVCPVLVTLTTALFYTGSILYLVYIQEVFPTAVRGSAVGCIFACARLGGLSAIAGWAFQRAGRSDLGHAAAAILLLASIFTHEVLPRATKVESAKMECRNAPATRKRATNYAKRTPDSSSYNMRRGRSSAESLVDH from the coding sequence ATGAGCGCCATCAGTGAATGGAACCTGGTCTGTCAGAGAGACGCGCTTATCGCCGTCATGGTCGCCGTCAACTGCTTCGGCTCCTGCTTGTTCTCAGTGGTGGCCGGATCGCTCGCCGACATCGTAGGTCGAATGCCCGTGCTGCTGGTGGGCGTGGCGGTGCTCGTCATCTCCACAGTGATCGGATGCATTTCCAGAAGCTTCCACACGTTTGTGGCCGCGAAGTTCTTTAGTTCTGGGGGCGTTTCCGCAGTCATGATTACTGCCATAACGTCTCTCTTCGAGGTGACCACGCACAGCAACCGGCCTCTGCAAATCATATTCGCTGGAATGCTGGGAGTCCTATTTTCCGACATGTGGGACGCCACTGTGGCAATCGTCAGGGTTGGTTGGATGCTGAGGCACGCCGCCTTCATGCTCCCCACGTCGCTTATGGTACCGGCCTCCTGCGTAGCCAGCGAGTCACCGCGCTGGTTGATCGCAAGGGGTCGCTTGAGGGACGCCGAGACCACTATGATGAATGCCGCGGCGGTCAACCACTTTCCCATGCACTGCACAACGTCGACAATCGACAAGCTCAAGGCGGAGTTGTTCAGGAATGAGATGCGCCTTCCTTCAATTGACCAAGAAATGTTCAATGGCTACTCCATGCGGCGGCGAGCTCTCATATTGAGCCTTTCGTATTTCTCCATCACCTTCGCCGCTTTCGTCAGCGCGTTCTCAATAGTGCGAAGAAAAGAGTCCTGGTTCGACCACTTTTCTTTCCCAATGAATATTGTATGTTACGTGGTGATGGATCGGCTAATAACGAGGTTCGGCATGGTTACCGTATTGAACATATGGTTTATGACCCTCGGTGTGCTCCAGTGCCTATTGAGCCTCGCCTTCGGCACCGAAGGTGGAGCTGTGTGTCCGGTTCTGGTCACGTTGACCACTGCTCTGTTCTACACCGGCTCCATCCTGTACCTCGTCTACATCCAGGAGGTCTTCCCTACGGCTGTCCGTGGCTCCGCAGTAGGCTGCATTTTCGCCTGCGCTCGTTTGGGCGGCCTTTCCGCCATCGCTGGGTGGGCGTTCCAGAGGGCCGGTCGAAGCGACCTGGGACACGCGGCGGCCGCCATACTTCTTCTCGCGTCAATATTTACGCACGAAGTTCTGCCACGTGCGACGAAAGTCGAGAGCGCCAAAATGGAGTGCCGCAATGCGCCGGCTACGAGAAAGCGTGCCACGAATTACGCGAAGAGAACGCCCGATTCCAGCAGCTACAACATGCGCAGAGGCAGGTCTAGCGCTGAGAGCCTGGTCGACCACTAG